Proteins encoded together in one Vanessa tameamea isolate UH-Manoa-2023 chromosome 28, ilVanTame1 primary haplotype, whole genome shotgun sequence window:
- the LOC113391814 gene encoding spliceosome-associated protein CWC27 homolog isoform X2 encodes MSNIYIQEPPALGKVLLKTTVGDIDVELWTKETPKASRNFIQLCLEGYYNGTIFHRVVPGFIVQGGDPNGNGTGGESVYGEPFKDEFHSRLRFNRRGLVAMANAGKDDNGSQFFFTLASTPELQNKHTIFGKVTGDTIYNVLKLSEGLIGPDEKPEHPHKIINTLVLINPFTDIEPRVQEKPQDQDADKSKKKKKERQGVKNFGLLSFGEEAEEDEGEAQEFRGKPKSTHDLLEDPKLSKKTAAELELEEQNEKEEQSSKENDQKREETAQAVSNIREKLKNKETAHEKEGSSGRKRGKSPEDEEDSKRRKESDDEEYYLGKEKDMERAKERDRIRNEIKKLRKEMRGAKEEPKDDKKEEPSDSKKLEEENEMYKKFIEEQEKYKKMKEKIPKKGAAREDFTLKLLAKFKTKLHAIKEKNQGDEEKPSEEASDEDDINTDDWLGHTLRFEDKGSVVAKDASSKGDDWFDIYDPRNPINKRKRDKNDKKNKK; translated from the exons atgagtaatatttatattcaagaaCCACCTGCGCTTGGCAAG GTGCTTTTAAAAACCACAGTTGGTGATATAGATGTTGAATTATGGACGAAGGAAACGCCGAAAGCGTCACGGAATTTTATACAACTTTGTTTAGAGGGTTATTACaatg GTACGATATTTCACAGAGTAGTGCCAGGTTTTATTGTGCAAGGCGGTGATCCAAATGGTAATGGTACAGGAGGAGAATCAGTGTATGGTGAACCGTTTAAA GATGAGTTCCATTCTCGTCTCCGCTTCAACCGTCGAGGGTTGGTGGCGATGGCAAATGCAGGGAAAGATGATAACGGTTCACAATTCTTCTTCACTCTAGCATCTACTCCGGAACtacaaaacaaacatacaatatttgGAAAAGTTACTG GTGATACAATCTACAATGTTCTTAAGTTGTCCGAAGGTCTAATAGGCCCCGATGAAAAACCTGAACATCCCCACAAGATAATAAACACTCTAGTATTAATCAACCCTTTTACTGATATCGAACCGAGAGTGCAAGAGAAACCCCAGGATCAAGATGCGGACAAATCTAAAAAGAAGAAGAAGGAGAGACAAGGGGTGAA AAATTTCGGGCTTCTATCATTCGGAGAAGAAGCGGAGGAAGATGAAGGGGAGGCCCAAGAGTTCAGAGGGAAACCGAAATCGACGCACGATCTTCTAGAAGATCCTAAGTTAAGCAAGAAGACTGCTGCAG aaTTAGAATTAGAAgaacaaaatgaaaaagaagAACAATCGAGCAAAGAAAACGATCAGAAGAGAGAAGAAACAGCACAAGCAGTTAGTAATATACGGGAAAAGTTGAAGAATAAAGAAACTGCACACGAAAAAGAGGGAAGCAGTGGGAGAAAGAGAGGGAAGAGTCCAGAAGACGAGGAAGATAGTAAGAGAAGGAAAGAGAGCGACGACGAAGAGTATTATCTCGGGAAAGAGAAGGATATGGAGAGGGCGAAAGAGCg AGATCGtataagaaatgaaataaagaaaCTCAGAAAGGAAATGAGAGGCGCTAAAGAGGAACcgaaagatgataaaaaagaagAGCCCAGTGACAGTAAGAAGCTGGAAGAAGAAAACGAgatgtataaaaagtttatagaggaacaggaaaaatataaaaagatgaaAGAGAAGATACCAAAGAAAGGAGCTGCTAG agagGATTTCACGCTGAAACTCTTGGCgaaattcaaaactaaattacacGCGATTAAAGAGAAGAATCAAGGTGATGAAGAGAAGCCCAGTGAAGAGGCCAGCGATGAAGATGACATCAACACTGATGATTG GTTGGGTCACACACTCCGCTTCGAGGATAAGGGTTCCGTGGTTGCCAAGGACGCTTCCTCGAAAGGCGACGACTGGTTCGACATCTACGATCCGCGCAACCCAATCAATAAGAGAAAGAGGGACAAAAACGATAAaaagaataagaaataa
- the LOC113391814 gene encoding spliceosome-associated protein CWC27 homolog isoform X1 → MSNIYIQEPPALGKVLLKTTVGDIDVELWTKETPKASRNFIQLCLEGYYNGTIFHRVVPGFIVQGGDPNGNGTGGESVYGEPFKDEFHSRLRFNRRGLVAMANAGKDDNGSQFFFTLASTPELQNKHTIFGKVTGDTIYNVLKLSEGLIGPDEKPEHPHKIINTLVLINPFTDIEPRVQEKPQDQDADKSKKKKKERQGVKNFGLLSFGEEAEEDEGEAQEFRGKPKSTHDLLEDPKLSKKTAAELELEEQNEKEEQSSKENDQKREETAQAVSNIREKLKNKETAHEKEGSSGRKRGKSPEDEEDSKRRKESDDEEYYLGKEKDMERAKERDRIRNEIKKLRKEMRGAKEEPKDDKKEEPSDSKKLEEENEMYKKFIEEQEKYKKMKEKIPKKGAARSRTKFTRKTPRKKVWSKNLYENHDYPDNYTDGKFLEDLRKNLFVEKVTLKQAVLGSFRVVLRLCLCVLYAILFVYMHNKWIHTHTVIYLSITIACVCYILYICVEGGAFLRHFKIVLVYLVIGYILSPILHTLTDTVSTDTIYAWAVIMMLIHLMFFDYDVPAAFVSKSLSINAAIFASVCLVSRLSTPFDAFVLLTISVIFFVLSPQLFQALLRTRLFLALFFVTLTLTVVSLYAVSLNLMCYFSFFVLILSGYCPVMFVKWQIYKDNIYGPWDEAIINNSNEFDEFT, encoded by the exons atgagtaatatttatattcaagaaCCACCTGCGCTTGGCAAG GTGCTTTTAAAAACCACAGTTGGTGATATAGATGTTGAATTATGGACGAAGGAAACGCCGAAAGCGTCACGGAATTTTATACAACTTTGTTTAGAGGGTTATTACaatg GTACGATATTTCACAGAGTAGTGCCAGGTTTTATTGTGCAAGGCGGTGATCCAAATGGTAATGGTACAGGAGGAGAATCAGTGTATGGTGAACCGTTTAAA GATGAGTTCCATTCTCGTCTCCGCTTCAACCGTCGAGGGTTGGTGGCGATGGCAAATGCAGGGAAAGATGATAACGGTTCACAATTCTTCTTCACTCTAGCATCTACTCCGGAACtacaaaacaaacatacaatatttgGAAAAGTTACTG GTGATACAATCTACAATGTTCTTAAGTTGTCCGAAGGTCTAATAGGCCCCGATGAAAAACCTGAACATCCCCACAAGATAATAAACACTCTAGTATTAATCAACCCTTTTACTGATATCGAACCGAGAGTGCAAGAGAAACCCCAGGATCAAGATGCGGACAAATCTAAAAAGAAGAAGAAGGAGAGACAAGGGGTGAA AAATTTCGGGCTTCTATCATTCGGAGAAGAAGCGGAGGAAGATGAAGGGGAGGCCCAAGAGTTCAGAGGGAAACCGAAATCGACGCACGATCTTCTAGAAGATCCTAAGTTAAGCAAGAAGACTGCTGCAG aaTTAGAATTAGAAgaacaaaatgaaaaagaagAACAATCGAGCAAAGAAAACGATCAGAAGAGAGAAGAAACAGCACAAGCAGTTAGTAATATACGGGAAAAGTTGAAGAATAAAGAAACTGCACACGAAAAAGAGGGAAGCAGTGGGAGAAAGAGAGGGAAGAGTCCAGAAGACGAGGAAGATAGTAAGAGAAGGAAAGAGAGCGACGACGAAGAGTATTATCTCGGGAAAGAGAAGGATATGGAGAGGGCGAAAGAGCg AGATCGtataagaaatgaaataaagaaaCTCAGAAAGGAAATGAGAGGCGCTAAAGAGGAACcgaaagatgataaaaaagaagAGCCCAGTGACAGTAAGAAGCTGGAAGAAGAAAACGAgatgtataaaaagtttatagaggaacaggaaaaatataaaaagatgaaAGAGAAGATACCAAAGAAAGGAGCTGCTAG AAGCAGAACAAAGTTCACACGAAAAACTCCCAGAAAGAAAGTTTGGTCGAAGAATCTTTACGAGAATCATGACTATCCAGACAATTACACGGACGGAAAATTCCTAGAAGACCTAAGGAAGAATTTGTTCGTTGAAAAAGTGACTTTAAAACAAGCTGTTCTAGGCTCGTTTCGGGTTGTACTAAGGCTATGCTTGTGTGTGTTATACGCCATCTTGTTTGTGTACATGCATAATAAATGGATTCACACACATACAGTCATTTATCTATCCATAACGATTGCGTGTGTGTgctatatattgtacatatgtgTTGAAGGTGGGGCGTTTTTGAGgcattttaaaatagttcttGTGTACTTAGTGATAGGGTATATTTTGTCTCCTATATTACACACATTGACAGATACAGTAAGTACAGATACGATATACGCTTGGGCGGTTATAATGATGTTGATACATCTGATGTTTTTTGATTATGACGTCCCGGCGGCGTTCGTATCGAAATCCTTATCGATAAACGCAGCGATATTCGCTTCAGTGTGTCTCGTGTCTCGATTATCGACGCCGTTCGACGCGTTCGTTCTTTTAACGATATCCGTTATATTTTTCGTACTTAGTCCGCAATTGTTCCAAGCACTTCTGCGCACCAGATTGTTCTTAGcgttattttttgtaacgttaACACTGACTGTAGTCTCCTTGTACGCGGTTTCGTTGaatttaatgtgttatttttcATTCTTTGTGTTGATATTGAGCGGTTACTGCCCCGTGATGTTTGTGAAGTGGcagatatataaagataatatctaCGGACCGTGGGACGAAGCGATAATAAACAATTCGAATGAATTCGACGAGTTCacataa